AGCCGCCGGTTTTTTTGCAGATCGGCATGGTTGGGGATTCGGTTTACGATCGAGACGTCTCGGCAATGACGATGTCCTTCAGCCGCCAAGGCGCGTCGGCCGATTCCCTGGCGTAGGAAAACGCGTATGCGGTCCGGCAGTTCTTCCCGCCTTTGCGCTGCACGGCGATCTGTGTCTGGACCTCGGCCGTCAGACTGCTTTTTTTGTCCGCGTCGCCGGCAGATCTCGGCCGGGCGTCTTGTTCCTCCTTCAGCGGCTTGACGATCCGGATCGATTGAACCTCTTCCATCCGATCGAGCCACTCGCGCAGCTTTGCCTGATCCAGGCCGGCTCCCGCCTGCCGGATCAGCTCCGCATCCTTGTAGGCCATCGCGGTCACGAAGCTTTCGGCCAGAACGTCGGGCGCAGCGGCATCCAGGAACGATCGGACGAGCCCCGCGGCTTTATGGACCATAAGCTGATGCTCCAGATCGGGCGTGTCCGATTTATGCGTCGTGCTGCGGTAAAAATGAACGCAAAAATGGCCGGAGAAATTGTTGCCGGGAATGCCGTCGCCGCCGTGCGGCATGCCGTTCATCGAAGCGGCGAACAGGCCGGATGCGTTGCGGACGAGAATCGCTCTGCGTCTCCAGCTCCAATGGTTGTCGTATATTCGCTTCATGATCCGGGTGTCTTCCTTGGTGAGTGGCTGCACGTCCGCATGGTCGCTGCCTGCGCGGCGCTGCACCCGGAAGGTCAGCCCGCTCTCCAGATCGGTGATGGAGAAGTAACTCTTGCGGGGGATCAGCTTGTTGGCTTCATCCCAATCAACCAATTTGCCGTAATGGCGGGAACGCAGTCCTTCGGCATACGAAAGCAGCCGGATGGCGGCTGCGTCCGGCAGCACGAGGCGTTCGCCGGCGGATTCGTTCCAGAGACGGCCCGAAGGCTCCAGGCGATAACGCTGTTCCGCTCCGGAGCCGGCTTGAATGCGGACTGTGACATCCGGCAAGACGGACGGCTCGGGGACGCGCTCCTTCTTCGCGCGCACGATGGCCCGCGTGATGCTTCGGCTGTCGATATCCAGCCGGCTATACAAATCCGCCTGCTCGCCGGCGGAGACGGTCAAGGTCAGACGAACCGGAACCGGTCGGTCCGCCCGCGTGTCCCGGCCCGGCAAAAAAGCGCATAACACCGCGGCGGCGAGAATCAAAAACAGCCATCGGCGGGCAACGTTCATCACTCCGTTTATCCCCCTTCAAATAACCCGGCTCGGTTGGCGGCATACTACCCTGCGAGTTGTATTTTCGACAACCGTCCCAAAAATATGTGAAGGAAAAGGAAGGGATTCGGATTGCCGGTTTCAAGATGGAAGCTGCTTGCACTCGTCATCGGTGTCGCCGCCCTGGCGGGTTTTTCGGGCAAACCGCATGATCGGAACTACTACGAATCCCGGGGGGAGGTCGTATGGGAAGTTCCGATGAACGAGAAGCTGATCGCGCTGACGTTCGACGACGGACCGAACCCGAAGACAACGCCGCGCATTTTGGAGCTGTTGAAGCGGTACGAGGCGAAGGCGACTTTTTTCGTGATCGGTTACCGCGTCGATCAGTTCCCGAACGTCGTCAAGCGGGAAATCGCGGAAGGTCACGAGGTGGCCAACCATACGTATAATCACGTCTATTTCAACCGCAAAGCGGCGAATCCGGACAAAATCGCTTCGGAGCTGCAACAGGCCCAGCAACGGATCGAAGCGGTCACGCATCAGACCTGCCCGTGGTTTCGGCCGCCCGGCGGTTATTACAATGACGTCGTCGTCAATACGGCCCGCAAAAACGGCTATACCGTCGTGTTATGGTCCTGGCATCAGGACACGAAGGATTGGCAGTCGCCCGGCGTCCGCAAAATCGTCGATAAAGTGCTGAAAAACGCACGCAACGGCGATATCGTCCTGTTTCACGATCATGTCGAAGGTTCGTTGCAGACGGTGGAAGCGCTGGAGACGATCCTGCCGGAGCTGCGGCGCCGCGGTTTCCGCATGGTAACGGTGACGGAACTGATGAAGCACAAGCGGTACAATTCGGTTCAGCGCCATCAATAACAGCAGCGGACGGCGGCGATGACGCGGCACCTTTACAACCGAAGGCGGTATCCGATATACTAGACATGGCAAAAACGAATACGGAACGCAAAACGGAGGAGCCTGTCACCAAGGGCTCCTCTTTGTCTTTTTCGGACCGTTCGCGTTCCGGCAAGAAGCGGGGGAGGGAGCTGCTGTGGAGTATATGTTGTATCTGGTTCTGATTTTGCTGTTCACGAAGGTGGCGGGACATGTGACCGCCCGCCTCGGCCAACCGGCGGTGCTGGGGAAATTGATGGTCGGCATCCTGCTGGGTCCTGCGGCGCTCGGCTGGATCGAGCACGGGCAGTTTATCGCCTACATGTCGCAGATCGGCGTTCTGCTGCTGATGTTTATCGCCGGTCTGGAGACGGATCTGGAGCAGTTGCGGCGCAACTTGGGGGCTTCGTTTGCCGTTGCGGTCGGCGGCGTCATTCTTCCGTTTATCGGCGGCTATCTCGTCGCGCTCGCGTTCGGCTTCGCGCAGGCCGATGCCTTGTTTTTCGGGACCATCTTCTGCGCGACATCGGTAAGCATCTCTGTGCAGGTCCTCAAGGAGCTCGGCCAATTAAACAGCCGGGAGGGCACGACGATTTTGGGCGCCGCCGTCGTCGACGACGTGCTGGTCGTCATCCTGCTGGCGGTGATGATGAGCATGCTCGGAACGGGCGCGGATGTCTCGATCGGCATGCTGATCGGCAAAAAGCTGCTGTTTTTCGCCGCGGTTCTGCTCGCGGGCTGGCTGCTCGTTCCGAGAGTCATGAAATGGCTGGCGCCCTTGAGGGTCACGGAGGCGGTCGTCAGCGCGTCCCTGATCATTTGCTTCGCGTTCGCGTATTTTGCGGAGATGCTGCAGATGGCCGGCATCATCGGAGCTTTCGCCGCCGGTCTCGCGATCTCGCAAACGCCGTTCAAGCACGATGTCGGGCATAAAATCGAACCGGTCGCTTACGGCGTGTTCGTCCCCGTCTTTTTCGTCAGCATCGGGCTGAATGTCGGCTTTGCCGGAATCGGGGACCAGATCTGGCTGCTGACGGCGATTACGCTTGTCGCAGTTGTGACCAAGCTCGCCGGCGGCTGGGCGGGAGCGCGTCTCACGGGCTTTTCGTCGCAGAGCTCGCTGGCGATCGGTTCGGGCATGGTGTCACGGGGAGAAGTCGCGCTGATTATCGCGGCTTCCGGCTTGCAGTCCGGACTGCTGCAGCAGCCGTATTTTACGTCTGTGGTCATTATGGTGATGATTACGACGCTGGTTACGCCGCCGCTTCTGAAATGGACGCTGCGCGGCAAACAGCCCGACCGGTCGCCGTCCTGACCGGCGTGAACGGAGCGGCCCCGCCTCCTTGGGAGGTGGGGCCTTTTCCTTTTTTGGCGGGGAACGGCGAATGAAGAAAGTTAAAACATGCGTATTGCCAAATCATGGCGGACGCGGCTAAGATGGGCTCACGAACGGACAGAGGCGGACCGGTACGGCGACCGGAGCCGGCTGCGGAAGCGCGCGGGATTGCAAACGTTTTCCATAGTCCGTCGAGAATGCGGGAGGTGGGGGACAGACAAGCGGATGCGGAACGAGGCAGCCATCAGGATGTCTGACAATGGAACGACAATACGCACAAGGGAGGCTCAAGATTAAGGATGAAAAGGTCATATGGGAACGCCCGTTATCTCGCCGCGCTGCTCATCGAGGCGCTGCTGCTCGGCTTGATCGGCATAACGACCGCTTCGGCGGCGACGCTGCTGACGGACGATTTTGGGGACGGCAACGCAAACGGCTGGACGTCCACGCACGGCACCTGGTCGGTTGTCCAGGAGGCGGGCAATTATGTCTACTATCAGTCCAGCACGAACGAAGGGCGCACGTCCGCCGGCAGCGCATCGTGGACCGACTACAGCGTCGAGGCGAAGGTGAAGGTCGACAACTGGAACGGCTCGAACCGCACGTACGTGGCGGGCCGGTACCGGGACGGCAACAACTTTTACGCGGCTTCGCTGTACAACAGCAGCGGCGGGACGCTTGAAATCCGCAAAAAGGTGAACGGCTCGACGACGACGATCGCCAGCAAGACGAATTTCGGGCTCTCCGCCGGCACGTGGTATACGGTCAAGCTGGAATTGTCGGGAACTACGATCCGCATGTACGTAAACGGAACGCTGGAATTGACCGCCACCGACTCCAGCTTGTCCGCCGGCGGGGGATCATGAACGACCTGAATCTGGGCTGGAACGAAATTCCGTCCGCCGCCCAAGTCTCGCCGTTCTCCGCTCACAATTCCGCGCTGACGCATCCCGTGCTGAAGCAGACCGGGGTCAGCAAAATTTATATCGACAGCTTTGACGGCTTGACGATTTTCTCCGCCAACGGGGCGAAAATCAAGCATGCGGCTTTCGTCATCAAGTACAGCTCCAATGTGATCATCCGCAACCTGGAATTCGACGAGCTGTGGGAATGGGACGAATCGTCCAAAGGCAAATACGATAAAAACGATTGGGACTACATCACGATCGAAGGCGCCTCTTCGAAAATATGGATCGACCACTGCACGTTTCATATGGCGTACGACGGCCTGGTGGACGTGAAGAAGGGCAGCAACGGGGTGACGATCTCGTGGTCGACGTTCCGCGGCGACGACCGGAGCCCGAACAGTTGGGTCACGCAGCAGATCAACGCGATGGAAGCGAATCCGTCGGCTTATCCGATGTACGCGTACTTGAGAAGCGCCGCGGTCGGATTGAGCAAGGACGATATCATCGCCGTCGCATCGAGCCAGAAGAAAGGCCATCTGGTCGGATCGACCGAGTTCGCTTCGGACAATGCCGATCTGGAATTGACGCTGCACCATAACTACTACAAGGATATTCAGGACCGGATGCCGAGGCTGCGGGCAGGCAACGCCCACGCCTACAACATCGTGATGGACAACGCGGACGCCTGGAGCGCGAAACAGCGGATCACTCCGGCTATGGCCAGCGCGATCTCGTCGAAGGGCTACAGCTTCGGCGTGACGAGCAACGGGGCCATCTCGACCGAAGACGGCGCGGTGCTGGTCGAGAAGTCACATATCATCGACGTGCAGTATCCCGTCCGCAACAATCAGACGGACCCGTCCGACGCTGCGTACACCGGCAAAATCCGCGTGCTCGACACGATCTATTCGTTGGACGGCGCGACGTTCCGGGGCGGCAGCGATACGCCGGGCAGCCCGCTGGCTCCCGTGCCGGCGGCGGTGAAGCCGTTCTCCTGGAACGGATTCTCCAGCCTGCCTTACAGCTACAGCGCCGACGATCCGTCGGGCTTGAAGGCGAGATTGACGGCGTCCAACGGCTCCGGCGCCGGCAAGCTTACATGGGCGAAGTCGAACTGGCTGCTCACGAGCTACTGACGCCCGAATGGATTCGGCATAGATGACTTGAAAGCCCGGCTCGGCCGATACGCCGAATCCGGGCTTTTTTGCGGCCTCCACAGCGCCGTTTTGCCGACCAGCCCTCCCTTGATCGCTTTCGGCGTCCGCTTTGTCGGTTTTTTGAACAAAATCGGCGGTTCTGTTCATTGGAGCGAAGCGCCATTCCGATTACCATAAAAATAAGGTATGATTCAGGCATACCCGATTGATCGAAGGAGGAAACGAAGCTTGAAGCTCCGATTCGCCACATTCCGTTCCGCCTTCGCCAATTTGAGAATCCGCTCGAAGGTGCTTGTGCTCGTTTTTA
This DNA window, taken from Paenibacillus thermoaerophilus, encodes the following:
- a CDS encoding polysaccharide deacetylase family protein yields the protein MPVSRWKLLALVIGVAALAGFSGKPHDRNYYESRGEVVWEVPMNEKLIALTFDDGPNPKTTPRILELLKRYEAKATFFVIGYRVDQFPNVVKREIAEGHEVANHTYNHVYFNRKAANPDKIASELQQAQQRIEAVTHQTCPWFRPPGGYYNDVVVNTARKNGYTVVLWSWHQDTKDWQSPGVRKIVDKVLKNARNGDIVLFHDHVEGSLQTVEALETILPELRRRGFRMVTVTELMKHKRYNSVQRHQ
- a CDS encoding cation:proton antiporter: MEYMLYLVLILLFTKVAGHVTARLGQPAVLGKLMVGILLGPAALGWIEHGQFIAYMSQIGVLLLMFIAGLETDLEQLRRNLGASFAVAVGGVILPFIGGYLVALAFGFAQADALFFGTIFCATSVSISVQVLKELGQLNSREGTTILGAAVVDDVLVVILLAVMMSMLGTGADVSIGMLIGKKLLFFAAVLLAGWLLVPRVMKWLAPLRVTEAVVSASLIICFAFAYFAEMLQMAGIIGAFAAGLAISQTPFKHDVGHKIEPVAYGVFVPVFFVSIGLNVGFAGIGDQIWLLTAITLVAVVTKLAGGWAGARLTGFSSQSSLAIGSGMVSRGEVALIIAASGLQSGLLQQPYFTSVVIMVMITTLVTPPLLKWTLRGKQPDRSPS